A genomic stretch from Microtus pennsylvanicus isolate mMicPen1 chromosome 11, mMicPen1.hap1, whole genome shotgun sequence includes:
- the LOC142860916 gene encoding immunity-related GTPase family M protein 1-like isoform X1, with protein MRPRPRGATADEVEPLLPNMAETPYAPLKSSFARSYQAGDSILHELNRTLDRALKEGKLLDVARGIKQTVETLSQMPVHITVTGNSGNGMSSFINALRIIGHEEDDSAPTGVVRTTQTRAKYSSSHFPSVILWDLPGLGATAQTIDNYREEMEFSMYDIFIIIASEQFSSNHVNLAKVIQEMGKRFYIVWTKLDRDLRPHAHSETQLIQNIRVNIQKELQKERVNVPPIFLVSSLDPLLYDFPMLRDTLHKDLSNIRCHGPLSTLSSTFEKIIDARVASLRERIDEGCSEHPLSVRDDEDMRECLKAYRLKFGVHDESLEQVAQSMGTVVQEYKADMKSQTLYTLRRGDWRLRLMTCAFVNGFFRVLKCLLCLGCCVRCCVRCFRRMKYKRVLLLVAQDTKTILEKILKDSISPPQI; from the coding sequence GTTGAGCCACTACTCCCCAACATGGCAGAGACTCCTTATGCTCCACTGAAGTCGTCCTTTGCCAGGTCATATCAGGCAGGGGACAGCATTTTACATGAACTCAATAGGACCCTTGACAGGGCCTTGAAAGAAGGGAAACTGCTGGACGTGGCCCGTGGGATCAAGCAGACCGTGGAAACATTGTCCCAAATGCCAGTGCACATCACGGTGACTGGGAACTCGGGCAATGGCATGTCTTCTTTCATCAATGCACTCCGAATCATTGGCCATGAGGAAGATGACTCAGCTCCCACTGGGGTGGTGAGGACCACCCAGACACGGGCTAAGTACTCCTCATCCCACTTTCCCAGTGTGATACTGTGGGACCTGCCTGGCTTGGGGGCCACAGCCCAAACCATAGATAACTATAGGGAAGAGATGGAATTCAGCATGTATGACATATTCATCATCATCGCCTCTGAGCAGTTCAGCTCGAACCATGTAAATCTTGCCaaagtcatccaggagatgggaAAGAGATTCTATATTGTCTGGACCAAGCTGGACAGGGACCTCAGGCCACATGCCCATTCAGAGACCCAGCTCATACAGAATATCCGGGTGAATATTCAGAAGGAACTCCAGAAGGAGAGAGTGAATGTACCACCCATATTCCTGGTATCCAGTCTAGACCCTTTACTATATGACTTCCCAATGCTTAGGGACACACTGCATAAAGATCTCTCCAACATCAGATGCCATGGGCCCTTAAGCACTCTGTCTAGCACCTTTGAGAAGATCATTGATGCTAGAGTGGCCTCCTTGAGAGAGAGAATAGATGAGGGATGTTCAGAGCATCCTCTTAGTGTCAGGGATGATGAAGATATGAGAGAGTGTCTGAAAGCATACCGACTCAAATTTGGTGTTCACGATGAATCGCTTGAGCAGGTAGCCCAGAGTATGGGGACAGTAGTCCAAGAGTACAAGGCCGACATGAAGTCCCAAACTCTGTACACCCTCCGCAGAGGGGACTGGAGACTGAGACTGATGACTTGTGCGTTTGTGAATGGATTCTTCCGCGTTCTTAAATGTCTCCTGTGCTTAGGTTGCTGTGTCCGTTGCTGTGTCCGCTGTTTCAGACGCATGAAATACAAACGTGTACTTCTGTTAGTTGCCCAGGACACCAAGACCATCCTGGAAAAAATCCTGAAAGACTCCATCAGCCCTCCTCAAATCTAA
- the LOC142860916 gene encoding immunity-related GTPase family M protein 1-like isoform X2, giving the protein MKSSQKPWEVEPLLPNMAETPYAPLKSSFARSYQAGDSILHELNRTLDRALKEGKLLDVARGIKQTVETLSQMPVHITVTGNSGNGMSSFINALRIIGHEEDDSAPTGVVRTTQTRAKYSSSHFPSVILWDLPGLGATAQTIDNYREEMEFSMYDIFIIIASEQFSSNHVNLAKVIQEMGKRFYIVWTKLDRDLRPHAHSETQLIQNIRVNIQKELQKERVNVPPIFLVSSLDPLLYDFPMLRDTLHKDLSNIRCHGPLSTLSSTFEKIIDARVASLRERIDEGCSEHPLSVRDDEDMRECLKAYRLKFGVHDESLEQVAQSMGTVVQEYKADMKSQTLYTLRRGDWRLRLMTCAFVNGFFRVLKCLLCLGCCVRCCVRCFRRMKYKRVLLLVAQDTKTILEKILKDSISPPQI; this is encoded by the coding sequence GTTGAGCCACTACTCCCCAACATGGCAGAGACTCCTTATGCTCCACTGAAGTCGTCCTTTGCCAGGTCATATCAGGCAGGGGACAGCATTTTACATGAACTCAATAGGACCCTTGACAGGGCCTTGAAAGAAGGGAAACTGCTGGACGTGGCCCGTGGGATCAAGCAGACCGTGGAAACATTGTCCCAAATGCCAGTGCACATCACGGTGACTGGGAACTCGGGCAATGGCATGTCTTCTTTCATCAATGCACTCCGAATCATTGGCCATGAGGAAGATGACTCAGCTCCCACTGGGGTGGTGAGGACCACCCAGACACGGGCTAAGTACTCCTCATCCCACTTTCCCAGTGTGATACTGTGGGACCTGCCTGGCTTGGGGGCCACAGCCCAAACCATAGATAACTATAGGGAAGAGATGGAATTCAGCATGTATGACATATTCATCATCATCGCCTCTGAGCAGTTCAGCTCGAACCATGTAAATCTTGCCaaagtcatccaggagatgggaAAGAGATTCTATATTGTCTGGACCAAGCTGGACAGGGACCTCAGGCCACATGCCCATTCAGAGACCCAGCTCATACAGAATATCCGGGTGAATATTCAGAAGGAACTCCAGAAGGAGAGAGTGAATGTACCACCCATATTCCTGGTATCCAGTCTAGACCCTTTACTATATGACTTCCCAATGCTTAGGGACACACTGCATAAAGATCTCTCCAACATCAGATGCCATGGGCCCTTAAGCACTCTGTCTAGCACCTTTGAGAAGATCATTGATGCTAGAGTGGCCTCCTTGAGAGAGAGAATAGATGAGGGATGTTCAGAGCATCCTCTTAGTGTCAGGGATGATGAAGATATGAGAGAGTGTCTGAAAGCATACCGACTCAAATTTGGTGTTCACGATGAATCGCTTGAGCAGGTAGCCCAGAGTATGGGGACAGTAGTCCAAGAGTACAAGGCCGACATGAAGTCCCAAACTCTGTACACCCTCCGCAGAGGGGACTGGAGACTGAGACTGATGACTTGTGCGTTTGTGAATGGATTCTTCCGCGTTCTTAAATGTCTCCTGTGCTTAGGTTGCTGTGTCCGTTGCTGTGTCCGCTGTTTCAGACGCATGAAATACAAACGTGTACTTCTGTTAGTTGCCCAGGACACCAAGACCATCCTGGAAAAAATCCTGAAAGACTCCATCAGCCCTCCTCAAATCTAA
- the LOC142860916 gene encoding immunity-related GTPase family M protein 1-like isoform X3 has protein sequence MAETPYAPLKSSFARSYQAGDSILHELNRTLDRALKEGKLLDVARGIKQTVETLSQMPVHITVTGNSGNGMSSFINALRIIGHEEDDSAPTGVVRTTQTRAKYSSSHFPSVILWDLPGLGATAQTIDNYREEMEFSMYDIFIIIASEQFSSNHVNLAKVIQEMGKRFYIVWTKLDRDLRPHAHSETQLIQNIRVNIQKELQKERVNVPPIFLVSSLDPLLYDFPMLRDTLHKDLSNIRCHGPLSTLSSTFEKIIDARVASLRERIDEGCSEHPLSVRDDEDMRECLKAYRLKFGVHDESLEQVAQSMGTVVQEYKADMKSQTLYTLRRGDWRLRLMTCAFVNGFFRVLKCLLCLGCCVRCCVRCFRRMKYKRVLLLVAQDTKTILEKILKDSISPPQI, from the coding sequence ATGGCAGAGACTCCTTATGCTCCACTGAAGTCGTCCTTTGCCAGGTCATATCAGGCAGGGGACAGCATTTTACATGAACTCAATAGGACCCTTGACAGGGCCTTGAAAGAAGGGAAACTGCTGGACGTGGCCCGTGGGATCAAGCAGACCGTGGAAACATTGTCCCAAATGCCAGTGCACATCACGGTGACTGGGAACTCGGGCAATGGCATGTCTTCTTTCATCAATGCACTCCGAATCATTGGCCATGAGGAAGATGACTCAGCTCCCACTGGGGTGGTGAGGACCACCCAGACACGGGCTAAGTACTCCTCATCCCACTTTCCCAGTGTGATACTGTGGGACCTGCCTGGCTTGGGGGCCACAGCCCAAACCATAGATAACTATAGGGAAGAGATGGAATTCAGCATGTATGACATATTCATCATCATCGCCTCTGAGCAGTTCAGCTCGAACCATGTAAATCTTGCCaaagtcatccaggagatgggaAAGAGATTCTATATTGTCTGGACCAAGCTGGACAGGGACCTCAGGCCACATGCCCATTCAGAGACCCAGCTCATACAGAATATCCGGGTGAATATTCAGAAGGAACTCCAGAAGGAGAGAGTGAATGTACCACCCATATTCCTGGTATCCAGTCTAGACCCTTTACTATATGACTTCCCAATGCTTAGGGACACACTGCATAAAGATCTCTCCAACATCAGATGCCATGGGCCCTTAAGCACTCTGTCTAGCACCTTTGAGAAGATCATTGATGCTAGAGTGGCCTCCTTGAGAGAGAGAATAGATGAGGGATGTTCAGAGCATCCTCTTAGTGTCAGGGATGATGAAGATATGAGAGAGTGTCTGAAAGCATACCGACTCAAATTTGGTGTTCACGATGAATCGCTTGAGCAGGTAGCCCAGAGTATGGGGACAGTAGTCCAAGAGTACAAGGCCGACATGAAGTCCCAAACTCTGTACACCCTCCGCAGAGGGGACTGGAGACTGAGACTGATGACTTGTGCGTTTGTGAATGGATTCTTCCGCGTTCTTAAATGTCTCCTGTGCTTAGGTTGCTGTGTCCGTTGCTGTGTCCGCTGTTTCAGACGCATGAAATACAAACGTGTACTTCTGTTAGTTGCCCAGGACACCAAGACCATCCTGGAAAAAATCCTGAAAGACTCCATCAGCCCTCCTCAAATCTAA
- the Trim7 gene encoding E3 ubiquitin-protein ligase TRIM7 isoform X1 gives MATVGPRTGPNAGAEALALAAELQGEATCSICLEFFREPVSVECGHSFCRACIMRCWERPRAGTGTVTRTLPCPLPCPQCREPARPSQLRPNRQLAAVASLLRRFSLPPTVTGECGTPAVAAGTAAARCSQHGELLKLYCQDDGRAICVVCDRAREHRTHAVLPLEEAVQEAKELLDSRLRALKKELEEYEVFRSTEERESKELLKQMAAEKEKVGAEFQALRAFLVEQEGRLLGRLEVLSREVTQKQNENLSHLDGEITQLSKLSSQIQETAQKPDLDFLQEFKTTLSKCSSVPGSKPTTVSSEMKNKVWNVSLKSFVLKGLLKKFKEDLQGELEKEEKVELTLDPDTANARLILSLDLKSVRLGQRAQDLPNHPRRFDTNTRVLASCGFSSGRHHWEVEVGSKDGWAFGVARESVRRKGLTPFTPEEGVWAMQLNNGQYWAVTSPERTPLNCGHLSRVRVALDLEVGAVSFYAVEDMRHLYTFRVNFQERVFPLFSVCSTGTYLRIWP, from the exons ATGGCGACAGTGGGGCCGCGGACAGGGCCGAATGCAGGGGCCGAAGCGCTGGCGCTGGCGGCAGAGCTCCAAGGAGAGGCGACATGCTCTATCTGCCTAGAGTTTTTCCGGGAACCGGTGTCGGTGGAGTGCGGTCACAGCTTCTGTCGCGCCTGCATCATGCGCTGCTGGGAGCGTCCTAGAGCGGGGACCGGCACCGTGACCCGCACGCTGCCCTGCCCGCTGCCCTGCCCTCAGTGCCGCGAGCCAGCGCGCCCCAGCCAGCTGCGGCCCAACCGACAGCTGGCCGCTGTGGCCTCGCTACTTCGGCGCTTCAGCCTACCCCCGACAGTCACCGGGGAGTGCGGGACCCCTGCGGTGGCGGCCGGGACTGCGGCTGCCCGGTGTTCGCAACACGGAGAGCTGCTTAAGCTCTACTGCCAAGACGACGGACGTGCCATTTGCGTGGTGTGCGACCGCGCCCGCGAGCATCGTACGCACGCCGTGCTGCCACTGGAGGAGGCGGTGCAGGAGGCCAAG GAGCTGCTGGACTCCAGGCTGAGGGCCTTGAAGAAAGAACTGGAAGAGTATGAAGTGTTCCGGTCCACcgaggagagggagagcaaggagcTTCTG aagcagatggcagcagagaaagagaaggtgggGGCAGAATTCCAGGCGCTGCGGGCCTTTCTGGTGGAACAGGAGGGTCGGCTTCTAGGCCGACTGGAGGTGCTGTCCCGGGAAGTGACCCAGAAGCAGAATGAGAACCTGTCCCACCTCGACGGTGAGATCACTCAACTGTCCAAACTCAGCAGCCAGATCCAGGAGACAGCTCAGAAACCGGATCTAGACTTCCTCCAG gAATTCAAAACCACACTAAGCAA GTGCAGCAGCGTGCCTGGCTCCAAGCCAACCACAGTCTCATCTGAGATGAAAAATAAAGTGTGGAATGTCTCCCTCAAGAGTTTCGTCTTGAAAGGATTGCTGAAGAAGTTCAAAG aGGATCTCCAAGGAGAgctggagaaagaggagaaag TGGAACTCACTTTGGACCCTGACACAGCCAACGCCCGCCTCATCTTGTCCCTGGATCTAAAGAGCGTGCGCCTAGGACAGCGTGCCCAGGACTTGCCTAATCATCCCCGCCGCTTTGATACGAACACTCGCGTTTTGGCATCCTGTGGTTTCTCCTCAGGGCGACATCACTGGGAAGTGGAAGTGGGCTCCAAGGATGGCTGGGCCTTTGGTGTGGCCCGTGAGAGCGTGCGTCGCAAGGGCCTCACGCCCTTTACCCCTGAGGAGGGCGTCTGGGCAATGCAACTCAACAATGGGCAATACTGGGCTGTGACCAGCCCGGAGAGGACGCCCCTCAACTGTGGACATCTGTCGCGGGTGAGGGTGGCTCTGGACCTGGAGGTGGGGGCGGTGTCCTTCTATGCAGTGGAGGACATGCGCCACCTCTACACCTTCCGAGTCAACTTCCAGGAGCGAGTGTTCCCCCTTTTCTCCGTTTGCTCCACTGGCACCTACTTGCGAATCTGGCCTTGA
- the Trim7 gene encoding E3 ubiquitin-protein ligase TRIM7 isoform X2 has protein sequence MAAEKEKVGAEFQALRAFLVEQEGRLLGRLEVLSREVTQKQNENLSHLDGEITQLSKLSSQIQETAQKPDLDFLQEFKTTLSKCSSVPGSKPTTVSSEMKNKVWNVSLKSFVLKGLLKKFKEDLQGELEKEEKVELTLDPDTANARLILSLDLKSVRLGQRAQDLPNHPRRFDTNTRVLASCGFSSGRHHWEVEVGSKDGWAFGVARESVRRKGLTPFTPEEGVWAMQLNNGQYWAVTSPERTPLNCGHLSRVRVALDLEVGAVSFYAVEDMRHLYTFRVNFQERVFPLFSVCSTGTYLRIWP, from the exons atggcagcagagaaagagaaggtgggGGCAGAATTCCAGGCGCTGCGGGCCTTTCTGGTGGAACAGGAGGGTCGGCTTCTAGGCCGACTGGAGGTGCTGTCCCGGGAAGTGACCCAGAAGCAGAATGAGAACCTGTCCCACCTCGACGGTGAGATCACTCAACTGTCCAAACTCAGCAGCCAGATCCAGGAGACAGCTCAGAAACCGGATCTAGACTTCCTCCAG gAATTCAAAACCACACTAAGCAA GTGCAGCAGCGTGCCTGGCTCCAAGCCAACCACAGTCTCATCTGAGATGAAAAATAAAGTGTGGAATGTCTCCCTCAAGAGTTTCGTCTTGAAAGGATTGCTGAAGAAGTTCAAAG aGGATCTCCAAGGAGAgctggagaaagaggagaaag TGGAACTCACTTTGGACCCTGACACAGCCAACGCCCGCCTCATCTTGTCCCTGGATCTAAAGAGCGTGCGCCTAGGACAGCGTGCCCAGGACTTGCCTAATCATCCCCGCCGCTTTGATACGAACACTCGCGTTTTGGCATCCTGTGGTTTCTCCTCAGGGCGACATCACTGGGAAGTGGAAGTGGGCTCCAAGGATGGCTGGGCCTTTGGTGTGGCCCGTGAGAGCGTGCGTCGCAAGGGCCTCACGCCCTTTACCCCTGAGGAGGGCGTCTGGGCAATGCAACTCAACAATGGGCAATACTGGGCTGTGACCAGCCCGGAGAGGACGCCCCTCAACTGTGGACATCTGTCGCGGGTGAGGGTGGCTCTGGACCTGGAGGTGGGGGCGGTGTCCTTCTATGCAGTGGAGGACATGCGCCACCTCTACACCTTCCGAGTCAACTTCCAGGAGCGAGTGTTCCCCCTTTTCTCCGTTTGCTCCACTGGCACCTACTTGCGAATCTGGCCTTGA